A portion of the Thermoflexus hugenholtzii JAD2 genome contains these proteins:
- a CDS encoding glycosyltransferase has product MIVPAVYAAQIPALWQSEAFIVVDGYDPFIAESLFLGVDILSLQINLTKTYLLGDFFICASERQRDWWLGLLEAHGRINPYTFGEDPSLRKLVDVVPFGLLEEPPQATRPIIKGVWPGIGPEDKVILWGGGLWPWLDPLTAIRAMARVWQQRQDVRLIFPGTRHPNPWMSGIPTHNEAAQVLAGELGLLGKAVFFGEWVPYKDWPNVLLESDLALTLHLDTLEARLAFRSRVLDYIWAGLPIIATRGDATSDLVDQYRLGIVVDYADDAGVANAILQLLETPKEAWHVQFEKARRDLTWERVAQPLVEFCCHPRRAPDKVALGDRLGNPYYIHELTRLHALIAGYEQGLFIRMMRLLHRLSKHL; this is encoded by the coding sequence GTGATCGTCCCAGCTGTGTATGCTGCGCAGATTCCAGCGCTCTGGCAGTCTGAGGCTTTCATCGTGGTGGATGGCTATGATCCGTTTATTGCCGAAAGTTTGTTCTTGGGCGTAGATATTTTGTCTTTGCAGATTAATCTAACCAAAACTTATCTCTTAGGCGATTTCTTTATTTGCGCCAGTGAGCGCCAGCGAGATTGGTGGTTGGGATTATTAGAGGCCCACGGGCGGATCAATCCGTATACTTTTGGTGAAGATCCATCGCTGCGGAAATTGGTGGACGTTGTTCCCTTTGGATTGCTGGAGGAGCCACCGCAGGCAACAAGGCCGATAATAAAGGGCGTATGGCCTGGCATTGGTCCTGAAGATAAGGTGATTCTCTGGGGAGGAGGGCTCTGGCCCTGGCTGGATCCGTTAACCGCTATTCGCGCCATGGCCCGAGTCTGGCAGCAGAGACAAGATGTGCGGCTGATCTTTCCGGGAACTCGTCATCCCAATCCCTGGATGTCCGGTATCCCAACGCATAATGAGGCAGCCCAGGTATTGGCTGGAGAGTTAGGATTGCTGGGTAAGGCCGTTTTCTTTGGAGAATGGGTCCCTTATAAGGACTGGCCGAACGTGCTACTGGAGAGCGATCTGGCCCTGACGCTCCACCTAGACACGCTGGAAGCCCGTTTGGCCTTTCGTAGTCGGGTGCTGGATTACATTTGGGCAGGGCTTCCGATTATTGCCACGCGGGGAGACGCAACCAGTGACCTAGTAGATCAGTATCGGCTGGGGATCGTAGTGGATTATGCGGATGATGCCGGAGTAGCCAATGCTATTCTTCAGCTCCTGGAAACCCCGAAAGAAGCGTGGCATGTGCAGTTTGAAAAGGCACGTAGAGATCTAACCTGGGAGCGCGTGGCCCAACCCTTGGTAGAATTCTGTTGCCACCCCCGCAGGGCACCAGATAAGGTAGCGCTGGGGGACCGCCTGGGCAATCCATACTATATTCATGAACTCACCCGCTTACATGCACTGATAGCTGGATATGAACAGGGGCTGTTTATCCGCATGATGCGGCTGTTACATCGCCTCAGTAAACATCTTTGA